TCGACCCGCGGATCCGGTACTGACGGGGAGGGGACCCCATGCGAGCCTGGCGGCGCTTCCGCCACAACCCCCCGGCCATGATCGGCCTGGGCATCATCCTGACGTTCGTCGGCCTGGCGATCCTGGCCCCGGTCCTCTCGCCCTACGACCCGAACGCCCAGGACCTGGCCGCCTCCATCCAGGGACCCTCCGGGGACCACTGGCTGGGCACCGACCAGCTGGGCCGCGACATCGCCACCCGGCTGATGTACGGCGCCCGGATCTCGCTGCTGATCGGCGTGCTCGCGGTGGCCATCGGCCTGGTCTTCGGCGTGCCGCTGGGGATGCTCGCCGGGTACTACGGCGGCTGGGCCGACCTGGCCATCTCCCGGTTCGCGGACATGATGTTCGCCTTCACCAGCATCCTGCTGGCCCTCACGCTGGTCGCCGTCCTGGGCGTCAGCCTGCAGAACGTGATCATCGCGGTGGGCATCAGCGTGATCCCGGTGATCATCCGGCTGGTGCGCTCGTCGGTGCTGAGCCTGCGCGAGGAGCCCTACGTCGAGGCGGCGCGGGCGCTGGGCGCGAGCGACCTGCGGATCATCACCCGGCACGTCTTCCGCAACTCGCTGACCCCGGTGCTGGTGCACGGCACGCTGAGCATCGGGGTGAGCATCCTGCTCGCCGCCGGGCTCGGGTTCCTGGGCCTCGGCGTGCAGTCACCCACCGCCGAGTGGGGCACGATGCTGGGGGAGGGGCGGCAGTTCATCTTCAGCGCCCCGCACCTGACCACGTTCCCCGGGATCGCGATCTTCCTGGCCATCCTCGCCTTCAACCTGCTCGGCGACGGGCTGCGAGACGCCCTCGACCCGCGGATGCGGACCGTCGACCGGCCCGCCGCGTGACCGGCGGCACGAGCACGAGCGCGACCGCGCTGGTCGGCATCGACGACGTGCGGCGGGCCGCCGGTCGGCTGGCCGGCCGGGTGCACCGCACCCCGGTGCTGCGGTCCACCACGCTCGGCGAGCTGTGGGGCGTGCGGCTGGACCTCAAGGCCGAGGTGTTCCAGCGGACCGGCAGCTTCAAGGCCCGCGGTGCGCTCAACGCGGTGCTGTCCCTGCCGGCGGCCGAGCGCGCCCGGGGCGTGATCACCGTGTCGGCCGGCAACGCGGGCGCCGCCGTCGCCTTCGCCGCCGCCAGCGTCGGGGTGCCCGGCACGGTGGTGATGCCCGCGACCGCGGTGGCGGCCAAGGTCGCCGCCTGCCGGGCCTACGGCGCCGACGTGGTGCTCGCCGACGGGGACCTGCTCGACACCTACCTGGCCACCGTGGCGCAGACCGGCCGCGTCCCGGTGCACCCCTTCGACGACCCGGCCGTGGTGGCCGGCACCGGCACCGTCGGGCTGGAGATCGCCGAGGACGTGCCGGACGCCGAGGTCGTGCTGGTGCCGGTGGGCGGCGGTGGGCTGATCTCCGGCGTGGCCGCCGCGCTCGCGGACCTCGCCCCCGGCGTGCGGGTCATCGGGATCGAACCCGAGACCGCCGACGTGGTGTCCCGCAGCCTGGACGCCGGCAGCCCGGTGCGGCTGCCGGGCGCCCGCAGCGTCGCCGACGGGCTGGCGGCGCCGATGAGCTCGCAGCTGACCCTGGACCACGTGCGCACCTTCGTCGAGCGCGTGGTGCGGGTCAGCGACGAGGACGTGCTGCGGGCGCTGGCGCTCGCGGTGCCGCGGACCAAGCTGCTGCTCGAGCCGTCCGCCGCCGCCCCGCTGGCCGCCCTGATGACCGGCGTCCTGGACCTGCCGCCCGGCACCCGGGTGGTCTCCGTGGCCAGCGGCGGCAACGTCGACCTGGCCCTGTTCGGCCGACTCGCCCCCACTCCCCGAGAGGTCCCATGACCACCGCCAGCTTCCTGCTCCGCGACGTGACGGTCCTCGACGGCACGGGCGCCGACCCCGTTCCCGGGCAGGCGGTGGTCGTGGAGGGCCGCCGCATCGCCTGGGTCGGGCCGGCCGAGCAGGCGCCCAGCACCGCTCCGGAGTCGGTGGTCGACGGCGGCGGGCGCACCGTCCTGCCCGGTCTCGTCAACTGCCACGTCCACCTGACGGCCGACGGTGCGCCGGACCTGTTCGCCCAGGTCGCCCGCGACACCGTGCCGGTGGCCACCCTGCGCGCCGCCCGGAGCGCCTGGACCACCCTGCAGTCGGGCGTGACGACGGTGCGCGACTGCGGCGCCGCCGACGACATCGTCGTCGAGCTCGCGAAGGAGATCGCGCGGGGAGCGGTCCCCGGCCCGCGGGTGCAGGCCGCCGGCCGGGTGATCACGATGACCGGCGGGCACGGGCACTTCATCGGCCGCGAGGCCGACGGCCCGGACGAGGTCCGCAAGGCCACCCGGGCCGAGATCAAGGCCGGGGCGGCGGTGATCAAGGTGATGGCCACCGGCGGCGTGCTCACCCCCGGCGTGACGCCGACGCAGACCGCCCTGCTGCCGGAGGAGCTGGCCGTGGTCGCGCAGGAGGCGCACAACTCCGGCCGGCGGGTGACCACGCACGCCATCGGCCGGGCCGGCATCCACAACGCCCTGCTCGCCGGGATCGACTCCGTCGAGCACGGCTTCTACTTCGACGACGAGCTCCTCGAGCTGGCGATCGACCAGGGCACCTTCCTGGTGCCCACGATGCTCGCCGTCGACGGGATCGTCCGGAACGGCCGGGCGCAGGGCATCCCCGGCTGGGTGGTGGACAAGGCCGAGTCGGAGGCGGCGCAGCAGCGGGAGAGCTTCGCGGCGGCGGTCACCTCGGGCATGCGGATCGCCGCGGGCACCGACGCCGGGACGCCGTTCAACGCCCACGGCGACCTGGCCCGCGAGCTCGCGCTGATGGTGCAGCACGGGCTGAGCCCGATGCAGGCGCTGGTCGCCGCGACGTCCGGCGCTGCGCGCAACCTGGGCCTGGACGGGGAGATCGGCACGCTGGAGGTGGGCAGGCTCGCCGACCTGGTGGTGGTCGACGGCGACCCGGTGGCCGACATCACCGCCACCGGCCGGGTGGTGCTCGTCGTCAAGGACGGCGTGGTGCACCGGGACGAGCTGGCCGGCACCGGCGCCGCGGTCCCCGTTCCGGCCTGAGCTCCGGGGAACCCTCCCACCGGGCCCGCGGGGGGGGGCCCGGGCGGTCAGTAGGCCAGCCGGTGCAGGGCGGTGGCCAGCACCGAGGCGCCACGGGCGCAGTCGGGCAGCGAGGTGAACTCGGCCGGGGTGTGCGAGCGCCCCTCGACGCTGGGCACGAACACCATCGCCGTCGGCACGCGGGTGGCCATCAGCTGGCTGTCGTGCCCGGCGCCGCTGGGCATCCGCCGCCAGCTCGCGCCGCACCGCTCGGCGGCGTCCCGGCAGACGTCGAGCAGGGTGGCGTCCATCGTCGCCGGCCGCTCGTCCTTGTCCCGGACCACGTCGACGGCCACTCCGTGCCGGCCGGCCACGCTCGCGCAGATCCGGTGCACGCCGTCGAGCAGCCGGTCCCGGACGGCGAGGTCGGGGTGCCGGAGGTCGAGGGAGAACCGCACCAGCCCGGGCACGACGCTGGGCTGGCCGGGCTCGACCGTCCAGCGTCCGGTGGTGGCCACCGCGGGCCGGCCCTCCTGCTCGACGAGCAGGGTGATCTCCCGGGCCATCTGCGCGGCCGCCTGCAGGGCGTCCGCGCGCAGGTCCATCGGGGTGCCGCCGGCGTGGTCCTGCCGGCCGCGGACGGTGATCGTCTCCCAGGCGATGGCCGGGATCACCTCGACCAGGCCGATGTCGACGCCCTCGTCGGCCAGCACCCGGCCCTGCTCGACGTGCAGCTCGAGGAAGGCGCTGAGGTCGTGCCGCTCGGCGTCGGCCACGGCGCCGGGGTCGAGGCCGGCCCGGCGCATGGCCTCGGCCATCGTGACGCCGTCCCGGTCCAGGAGCCGCTCGGGCTCGTCCGGGGCGACCAGGCCGAGCAGCGCCCGGGTGCCGAAGAAGTTGGCGGGGAAGCGGCTGCTCTCCTCCTCGCACAGGGCGACGACCTCCAGGGTCGTGGCGGGGGTGCCGTACGCGCGCAGCGCCGCCAGTGCGGCCAGGCCGCCCACGATGCCGAGTGCGCCGTCGTACTTCCCGCCGGCGGGCACGGTGTCGACGTGGGAGCCGGTCAGGACCACGCCGTCCCCCGAGCCCGGCAGCCGCCCGAACACGTTGCCCACCGCGTCGACCCGGCCCTCCAGGCCGGCCTCGTCGATCCAGGCGAGGAGGGTGTCGCGGGCCCGCTGCCAGGCGTCGTCGTACACGAACCGGTACACGCCCTGCGGGCTGTCGCCGATGGCGCCGAGCCGCTCGACGTGGGTGCCGAGCAGGTCCTGGTCGACGGTGACCGCGTCGGTGCTCATCAGTGTCTCCCGGCAGGCCGGTGGTCGGTACCGGCGACGACCCGCGGGTCCGTCCGGCCATGGAGGGGCGGCACCGGTCAGACCCCCGTCGCGGGCAGCACCGACCACGAGGCCGGGTCGAGGTTGGCGCCGCAGACGAGCACGCCGACGCGCTCACCCGGCGCGGCGACGTGCGCACCGCAGAGCAGCGCCGCGAGGGCGGTGGCGCCGCCGGGTTCGGCGAGCACGCGCACCTCCTCCCAGAGGACCTCCTGGGCGCGACGGATGGCGGCGTCGGGGACCAGCAGGGAGTCCCTGACGTAGCGGCCGGTCACCTCCGCGGCGATGCTGCCCAGCCGGCGGGCGCCGAGCGCGTCCGCGGCGATCCCGCCGACCTCGACGTCGACCGGGCTCCCGGCCGCCCGCGCCGCGTGCATCGTCGGCGCCCGCTCGGGCTCCACCGCGACGACGCGGACGCTGTCGGTGTACCAGCTGGCGCACCCGGCGATCAGGCCGCCTCCGCCGACGGCCACGAGGACGGCGTCCAGGTCGGGGGCCTGCTGGCTGAGCTCGTAGGCGACCGTCCCCTGGCCGGTGACCACCTCGGGCTGGTCGTAGGCGTGCACCCGCAGGCCGCCGGTGCGGGCCTCCTCGTCCAGGCTGCGCCGGTAGGCCTCGGCGTAGTCGCTGCCCACCGGTGTGACCTCGGCGCCGTAGCGCCGGATCCGCTCCAGCTTCGCGTCGGGGGCGTTGGCCGGCACGAAGACCCGTGCCCGGTGCCCGAGCCGCTGGGCGGCGTAGGCCACCGCCGCCCCGTGGTTGCCGCCGGACGCCGCGATGACCCCGGCCGCCGGGACCTGCGCGGACAGCAGGGTGTTGAAGGCGCCACGGGCCTTGAAGGAGCCGGAGTGCTGGAGCCCCTCCAGCTTGAGG
This region of Geodermatophilus bullaregiensis genomic DNA includes:
- a CDS encoding metal-dependent hydrolase family protein; translated protein: MTTASFLLRDVTVLDGTGADPVPGQAVVVEGRRIAWVGPAEQAPSTAPESVVDGGGRTVLPGLVNCHVHLTADGAPDLFAQVARDTVPVATLRAARSAWTTLQSGVTTVRDCGAADDIVVELAKEIARGAVPGPRVQAAGRVITMTGGHGHFIGREADGPDEVRKATRAEIKAGAAVIKVMATGGVLTPGVTPTQTALLPEELAVVAQEAHNSGRRVTTHAIGRAGIHNALLAGIDSVEHGFYFDDELLELAIDQGTFLVPTMLAVDGIVRNGRAQGIPGWVVDKAESEAAQQRESFAAAVTSGMRIAAGTDAGTPFNAHGDLARELALMVQHGLSPMQALVAATSGAARNLGLDGEIGTLEVGRLADLVVVDGDPVADITATGRVVLVVKDGVVHRDELAGTGAAVPVPA
- a CDS encoding threonine/serine dehydratase, which produces MVIARSEVRRAAVRIAPYVRRTPTAVLAGDRVGLPHDVVLKLEGLQHSGSFKARGAFNTLLSAQVPAAGVIAASGGNHGAAVAYAAQRLGHRARVFVPANAPDAKLERIRRYGAEVTPVGSDYAEAYRRSLDEEARTGGLRVHAYDQPEVVTGQGTVAYELSQQAPDLDAVLVAVGGGGLIAGCASWYTDSVRVVAVEPERAPTMHAARAAGSPVDVEVGGIAADALGARRLGSIAAEVTGRYVRDSLLVPDAAIRRAQEVLWEEVRVLAEPGGATALAALLCGAHVAAPGERVGVLVCGANLDPASWSVLPATGV
- a CDS encoding ABC transporter permease gives rise to the protein MRAWRRFRHNPPAMIGLGIILTFVGLAILAPVLSPYDPNAQDLAASIQGPSGDHWLGTDQLGRDIATRLMYGARISLLIGVLAVAIGLVFGVPLGMLAGYYGGWADLAISRFADMMFAFTSILLALTLVAVLGVSLQNVIIAVGISVIPVIIRLVRSSVLSLREEPYVEAARALGASDLRIITRHVFRNSLTPVLVHGTLSIGVSILLAAGLGFLGLGVQSPTAEWGTMLGEGRQFIFSAPHLTTFPGIAIFLAILAFNLLGDGLRDALDPRMRTVDRPAA
- a CDS encoding pyridoxal-phosphate dependent enzyme; translated protein: MTGGTSTSATALVGIDDVRRAAGRLAGRVHRTPVLRSTTLGELWGVRLDLKAEVFQRTGSFKARGALNAVLSLPAAERARGVITVSAGNAGAAVAFAAASVGVPGTVVMPATAVAAKVAACRAYGADVVLADGDLLDTYLATVAQTGRVPVHPFDDPAVVAGTGTVGLEIAEDVPDAEVVLVPVGGGGLISGVAAALADLAPGVRVIGIEPETADVVSRSLDAGSPVRLPGARSVADGLAAPMSSQLTLDHVRTFVERVVRVSDEDVLRALALAVPRTKLLLEPSAAAPLAALMTGVLDLPPGTRVVSVASGGNVDLALFGRLAPTPREVP
- a CDS encoding M20 family metallo-hydrolase, with the protein product MSTDAVTVDQDLLGTHVERLGAIGDSPQGVYRFVYDDAWQRARDTLLAWIDEAGLEGRVDAVGNVFGRLPGSGDGVVLTGSHVDTVPAGGKYDGALGIVGGLAALAALRAYGTPATTLEVVALCEEESSRFPANFFGTRALLGLVAPDEPERLLDRDGVTMAEAMRRAGLDPGAVADAERHDLSAFLELHVEQGRVLADEGVDIGLVEVIPAIAWETITVRGRQDHAGGTPMDLRADALQAAAQMAREITLLVEQEGRPAVATTGRWTVEPGQPSVVPGLVRFSLDLRHPDLAVRDRLLDGVHRICASVAGRHGVAVDVVRDKDERPATMDATLLDVCRDAAERCGASWRRMPSGAGHDSQLMATRVPTAMVFVPSVEGRSHTPAEFTSLPDCARGASVLATALHRLAY